The Amycolatopsis jiangsuensis nucleotide sequence GCACCGCTGCCCTCGCCGAGACGCAGGCCCAGGTCGAGGATCGGGGTCAGGCCCAGCGCCTTCATCGCGAACGCCTGCGCCGGTTCCGTGGAGCGGTGCCCGGCCAGCCACCACTGCCGCGCGCCCGGGGCGATTTCCTCCGCCACCACCGCGGCGGTCGCGGAAAAAATGCCGTCCAGCACCACCGGTATCCGCCGCATCGCGGCCTCCACCAGGAAACCCGCCGTCGCCGCGAGGCAGGCGCTGCCGAGCGCGGTCAGCCGTTCGAACGGATCGGCGACCCGGCCCGACGCACGGCGCACCGCGGCGGCGACGACAGCGGTCTTGCGTTCCAGCGCCTCGCCGGAAACCCCGGTGCCGGTGCCCACGACCTCGGCAGAGGGCAGGCCCAAGGACGCGGCCACGACCGCCGCGCACACCGTGGTGTTGCCGATCCCCATGTCACCCGGGATCAGCACGTGCGCGCCCGCCTCTTCGGCAGCGATCGCACGCCCCGCTTCGAACGCCGCCTGGGCTTCACC carries:
- the cobT gene encoding nicotinate-nucleotide--dimethylbenzimidazole phosphoribosyltransferase, which codes for MPSFPVPAPDPAARATALDRLDGLVKPVGSLGRLEELAAWLSAAHGVVPPRPLDDVRVVVFAGDHGVSAQSAYPREITAAMVRVFLAGRSGVTVLAAQVGAKVRVADLAVDWDGFQVPDEVTAHKIRRGSGAIDVEDALAPGEAQAAFEAGRAIAAEEAGAHVLIPGDMGIGNTTVCAAVVAASLGLPSAEVVGTGTGVSGEALERKTAVVAAAVRRASGRVADPFERLTALGSACLAATAGFLVEAAMRRIPVVLDGIFSATAAVVAEEIAPGARQWWLAGHRSTEPAQAFAMKALGLTPILDLGLRLGEGSGAVQAIPTLRAARAIIADMGLLADLT